A single window of Crassostrea angulata isolate pt1a10 chromosome 8, ASM2561291v2, whole genome shotgun sequence DNA harbors:
- the LOC128158914 gene encoding P2X purinoceptor 7-like — protein MAGIDLNPDEIQFIVQPYQFEPHRGPEQPLSSSESSSESDSERDSDIDDVATDEWCTCNNCVAMPTATERRCCQSFAVCQPKLDEATITCITMHEAFQVNCLNHHVLELSFYEYLDYNGPIGDEEPVHELYRYIAYRRYTRWLWHRLGKKTRKVIPSCVVSAIRTRFPSDEYTGFRYPRDY, from the exons ATGGCTGGAATCGACTTGAACCCCGACGAAATCCAGTTTATAGTTCAACCTTACCAGTTTGAGCCACATCGAGGACCAGAACAACCCCTGTCATCGTCAGAATCTTCAAGTGAGAGCGACTCTGAGCGAGATTCTGACATCGACGATGTTGCGACTGATGAATG gTGCACCTGTAATAACTGCGTTGCTATGCCTACTGCAACAGAGAGAAGATGCTGCCAGAGCTTTGCAGTTTGCCAGCCAAAACTGGATGAAGCCACGATAACCTGCATCACAATGCATGAAGCCTTTCAAGTCAACTGCTTGAACCACCACGTCCTTGAGCTCTCCTTCTACGAGTACCTAGATTACAATGGGCCTATTGGAGATGAAGAACCAGTCCATGA aCTCTACCGGTACATTGCTTATCGCAGATACACCAGATGGTTGTGGCATCGCCTGGGGAAAAAGACTAGGAAGGTTATTCCCTCATGTGTAGTGAGTGCCATTCGCACCAGATTTCCATCTGACGAGTACACAGGATTTAGGTATCCTAGAGACTACTGA